The following coding sequences are from one Nicotiana tabacum cultivar K326 chromosome 1, ASM71507v2, whole genome shotgun sequence window:
- the LOC107774156 gene encoding protein HAPLESS 2-like isoform X1: MKPLVLLILFTLFLLQYASAVQILSKSKLQKCEKVSDSNRLNCTNKIIIDLAVPSESSGNEASLVAEIVEVEDNSSTNMRTLRVPPVVTINKSAAYALYELTYIRDVAYKPQEFYVNTRKCEPDAGADRVKICERLRDENGHIIENTQPTCCPCGDQRRVPSSCGNFFDKMMHGKANTAHCLRFPGDWFHVFGIGQRSIGFTIRIDVKQQSQNSEVIVGPENRTATSSDSFLRVNLVGDYVGYTDIPSFDDLYLVIPRQGGPGQPQNLGSNFSMWMLLERVRFTLDGLECNKIGVGYDAFNAQPDFCSAPFWSCLHNQLWNFWDADQNRISRNQVPLYCVQGRFERINQHPNAGSHAFSIGITEVLNTNLLIELNADDIEYVYQRSPGKIISITIPTFEALTQFGSATITTKNIGEVEASYSLTFECSAGVSQMEEQFYIMKPNEVMTRAFKLYPASDQAAKYICSAILKDSDFNEVDRAECQFTTTATVLDNGSQIPFQPPKTSINGFFESIEDLWKKFWENLTDFITGKSCSYRMKCSGFFDFSCHIQYICITWVVMFCLFLAILPTVIVLLWLLHQKGLFDPLYDWWDDHFSITEDSHMSHWKHSYTPDSLRIHHKKKSHKHEPRHHKHHALRRHTKLHNDPRHENLLRETDYHYYLHHVHKDKHKHGKTKSSGITKPLRSRKGEDDHLRHHRRIKERETLGGLVINKKPSAEIQEEYLRHKHPILNDTHHKRQIKWKD; this comes from the exons ATGAAACCGCTCGTTCTTCTCATACTCTTCACTCTATTCCTTCTTCAATACGCTTCCGCAGTACAAATCCTCTCGAAATCGAAGCTTCAAAAATGTGAGAAAGTTTCCGATTCGAACCGCCTAAATTGCACCAACAAAATCATCATCGACTTGGCTGTTCCCAGTGAATCG agtggaaatgaGGCTTCGTTGGTGGCAGAGATAGTTGAAGTGGAAGATAACTCAAGCACTAACATGCGAACACTTCGAGTTCCCCCGGTGGTTACCATTAACAAGTCCGCCGCATATGCTTTGTATGAGTTGACATATATACGC GATGTTGCTTATAAACCACAAGAATTCTATGTCAATACACGCAAGTGTGAGCCAGATGCTGGGGCAGATAGGGTGAAAATATGTGAGAG GTTGAGAGATGAGAACGGACACATTATCGAGAACACTCAG CCTACCTGTTGCCCTTGTGGAGATCAGCGGAGAGTTCCTTCATCATGTGGAAACTTTT TTGACAAGATGATGCACGGCAAGGCAAACACTGCTCACTGTCTTCGTTTTCCAGGTGACTG GTTTCATGTATTTGGCATTGGGCAGCGCTCAATTGGATTTACCATCCGAATTGACGTTAAGCAGCAATCTCAGAATTCG GAAGTGATTGTCGGTCCGGAAAATAGAACTGCTACATCCAGTGATAGTTTTCTGCGGGTTAATCTGGTTGGAGACTATGTTGGATACACTGATATTCCGTCTTTTGATGACCTCTACCTTGTTATACCAAGACAG GGTGGCCCAGGTCAACCACAAAATCTGGGGAGCAATTTTTCCATGTGGATGCTACTTGAGAGAGTGAGGTTTACATTAGACGGGCTTGAATGTAACAAAATTGGTGTAGGTTACGACGCGTTCAATGCACAGCCAGATTTTTGTTCAGCACCATTTTGGAGTTGCCTGCACAATCAACTATGGAACTTTTGGGAT GCTGATCAGAATAGAATCAGTAGAAATCAGGTGCCGCTATATTGCGTGCAAGGAAGGTTTGAAAGAATCAACCAGCATCCA AATGCAGGAAGTCATGCATTCTCTATTGGAATTACAGAAGTCCTGAACACAAATCTTTTGATAGAACTGAATGCAGATGATATAGAATATGTATATCAAAG GAGCCCTGGGAAAATTATAAGTATTACAATCCCAACTTTTGAAGCTTTAACTCAATTTGGATCAGCAACAATTACAACAAAAAATATAGGTGAAGTGGAAGCGTCCTACAGCCTCACG TTCGAATGCTCAGCCGGTGTCAGCCAAATGGAG GAACAATTTTATATAATGAAGCCAAATGAAGTCATGACTCGAGCATTCAAGTTGTACCCAGCAAGTGATCAAGCTGCAAAGTATATCTGCTCAG CAATACTGAAGGACTCAGATTTTAATGAAGTTGATCGGGCGGAGTGTCAATTCACAACCACAGCTACTGTTCTTGATAATGGATCACAG ATTCCATTTCAACCTCCTAAGACAAGCATCAATGGTTTCTTTGAGAGCATTGAGGATCTATGGAAAAAATTTTGGGAGAATTTGACAGATTTTATCACTGGGAAAAGTTGCAG TTACAGAATGAAGTGCTCTGGATTCTTCGACTTCAGCTGCCATATACAGTACATCTGTATCACTTGGGTAGTAATGTTTTGCCTGTTCTTGGCAATTCTTCCAACAG TGATTGTACTACTCTGGCTTCTTCACCAGAAAGGTTTATTTGATCCTCTGTATGACTGGTGGGATGATCATTTTTCAATTACTGAAGATAGTCATATGAGTCATTGGAAGCATAGTTACACTCCTGACTCATTAAGAATTCATCATAAGAAGAAAAGCCATAAACATGAGCCAAggcatcataagcatcatgcacTAAGGAGGCACACAAAGCTTCACAATGATCCAAGGCACGAGAATCTTTTGAGAGAAACTGATTATCATTACTACCTTCACCATGTGCACAAGGATAAGCACAAACACGGAAAAACCAAGAGCTCAGGCATTACAAAGCCACTTCGTTCAAGGAAGGGAGAGGATGACCATTTGAGACATCACAGACGAATAAAAGAGAGAGAAACTTTGGGAGGACTTGTCATAAACAAGAAGCCAAGTGCTGAAATTCAAGAGGAATATCTAAGGCACAAACATCCCATCTTAAATGACACACATCATAAGAGGCAAATCAAGTGGAAAGACTGA
- the LOC107774156 gene encoding protein HAPLESS 2-like isoform X3 — protein sequence MKPLVLLILFTLFLLQYASAVQILSKSKLQKCEKVSDSNRLNCTNKIIIDLAVPSESSGNEASLVAEIVEVEDNSSTNMRTLRVPPVVTINKSAAYALYELTYIRDVAYKPQEFYVNTRKCEPDAGADRVKICERLRDENGHIIENTQPTCCPCGDQRRVPSSCGNFFDKMMHGKANTAHCLRFPGDWFHVFGIGQRSIGFTIRIDVKQQSQNSEVIVGPENRTATSSDSFLRVNLVGDYVGYTDIPSFDDLYLVIPRQADQNRISRNQVPLYCVQGRFERINQHPNAGSHAFSIGITEVLNTNLLIELNADDIEYVYQRSPGKIISITIPTFEALTQFGSATITTKNIGEVEASYSLTFECSAGVSQMEEQFYIMKPNEVMTRAFKLYPASDQAAKYICSAILKDSDFNEVDRAECQFTTTATVLDNGSQIPFQPPKTSINGFFESIEDLWKKFWENLTDFITGKSCSYRMKCSGFFDFSCHIQYICITWVVMFCLFLAILPTVIVLLWLLHQKGLFDPLYDWWDDHFSITEDSHMSHWKHSYTPDSLRIHHKKKSHKHEPRHHKHHALRRHTKLHNDPRHENLLRETDYHYYLHHVHKDKHKHGKTKSSGITKPLRSRKGEDDHLRHHRRIKERETLGGLVINKKPSAEIQEEYLRHKHPILNDTHHKRQIKWKD from the exons ATGAAACCGCTCGTTCTTCTCATACTCTTCACTCTATTCCTTCTTCAATACGCTTCCGCAGTACAAATCCTCTCGAAATCGAAGCTTCAAAAATGTGAGAAAGTTTCCGATTCGAACCGCCTAAATTGCACCAACAAAATCATCATCGACTTGGCTGTTCCCAGTGAATCG agtggaaatgaGGCTTCGTTGGTGGCAGAGATAGTTGAAGTGGAAGATAACTCAAGCACTAACATGCGAACACTTCGAGTTCCCCCGGTGGTTACCATTAACAAGTCCGCCGCATATGCTTTGTATGAGTTGACATATATACGC GATGTTGCTTATAAACCACAAGAATTCTATGTCAATACACGCAAGTGTGAGCCAGATGCTGGGGCAGATAGGGTGAAAATATGTGAGAG GTTGAGAGATGAGAACGGACACATTATCGAGAACACTCAG CCTACCTGTTGCCCTTGTGGAGATCAGCGGAGAGTTCCTTCATCATGTGGAAACTTTT TTGACAAGATGATGCACGGCAAGGCAAACACTGCTCACTGTCTTCGTTTTCCAGGTGACTG GTTTCATGTATTTGGCATTGGGCAGCGCTCAATTGGATTTACCATCCGAATTGACGTTAAGCAGCAATCTCAGAATTCG GAAGTGATTGTCGGTCCGGAAAATAGAACTGCTACATCCAGTGATAGTTTTCTGCGGGTTAATCTGGTTGGAGACTATGTTGGATACACTGATATTCCGTCTTTTGATGACCTCTACCTTGTTATACCAAGACAG GCTGATCAGAATAGAATCAGTAGAAATCAGGTGCCGCTATATTGCGTGCAAGGAAGGTTTGAAAGAATCAACCAGCATCCA AATGCAGGAAGTCATGCATTCTCTATTGGAATTACAGAAGTCCTGAACACAAATCTTTTGATAGAACTGAATGCAGATGATATAGAATATGTATATCAAAG GAGCCCTGGGAAAATTATAAGTATTACAATCCCAACTTTTGAAGCTTTAACTCAATTTGGATCAGCAACAATTACAACAAAAAATATAGGTGAAGTGGAAGCGTCCTACAGCCTCACG TTCGAATGCTCAGCCGGTGTCAGCCAAATGGAG GAACAATTTTATATAATGAAGCCAAATGAAGTCATGACTCGAGCATTCAAGTTGTACCCAGCAAGTGATCAAGCTGCAAAGTATATCTGCTCAG CAATACTGAAGGACTCAGATTTTAATGAAGTTGATCGGGCGGAGTGTCAATTCACAACCACAGCTACTGTTCTTGATAATGGATCACAG ATTCCATTTCAACCTCCTAAGACAAGCATCAATGGTTTCTTTGAGAGCATTGAGGATCTATGGAAAAAATTTTGGGAGAATTTGACAGATTTTATCACTGGGAAAAGTTGCAG TTACAGAATGAAGTGCTCTGGATTCTTCGACTTCAGCTGCCATATACAGTACATCTGTATCACTTGGGTAGTAATGTTTTGCCTGTTCTTGGCAATTCTTCCAACAG TGATTGTACTACTCTGGCTTCTTCACCAGAAAGGTTTATTTGATCCTCTGTATGACTGGTGGGATGATCATTTTTCAATTACTGAAGATAGTCATATGAGTCATTGGAAGCATAGTTACACTCCTGACTCATTAAGAATTCATCATAAGAAGAAAAGCCATAAACATGAGCCAAggcatcataagcatcatgcacTAAGGAGGCACACAAAGCTTCACAATGATCCAAGGCACGAGAATCTTTTGAGAGAAACTGATTATCATTACTACCTTCACCATGTGCACAAGGATAAGCACAAACACGGAAAAACCAAGAGCTCAGGCATTACAAAGCCACTTCGTTCAAGGAAGGGAGAGGATGACCATTTGAGACATCACAGACGAATAAAAGAGAGAGAAACTTTGGGAGGACTTGTCATAAACAAGAAGCCAAGTGCTGAAATTCAAGAGGAATATCTAAGGCACAAACATCCCATCTTAAATGACACACATCATAAGAGGCAAATCAAGTGGAAAGACTGA
- the LOC107774156 gene encoding protein HAPLESS 2-like isoform X2, which produces MKPLVLLILFTLFLLQYASAVQILSKSKLQKCEKVSDSNRLNCTNKIIIDLAVPSESSGNEASLVAEIVEVEDNSSTNMRTLRVPPVVTINKSAAYALYELTYIRDVAYKPQEFYVNTRKCEPDAGADRVKICERLRDENGHIIENTQPTCCPCGDQRRVPSSCGNFFDKMMHGKANTAHCLRFPGDWFHVFGIGQRSIGFTIRIDVKQQSQNSEVIVGPENRTATSSDSFLRVNLVGDYVGYTDIPSFDDLYLVIPRQGGPGQPQNLGSNFSMWMLLERVRFTLDGLECNKIGVGYDAFNAQPDFCSAPFWSCLHNQLWNFWDADQNRISRNQVPLYCVQGRFERINQHPNAGSHAFSIGITEVLNTNLLIELNADDIEYVYQRSPGKIISITIPTFEALTQFGSATITTKNIGEVEASYSLTFECSAGVSQMEEQFYIMKPNEVMTRAFKLYPASDQAAKYICSAILKDSDFNEVDRAECQFTTTATVLDNGSQIPFQPPKTSINGFFESIEDLWKKFWENLTDFITGKSCRMKCSGFFDFSCHIQYICITWVVMFCLFLAILPTVIVLLWLLHQKGLFDPLYDWWDDHFSITEDSHMSHWKHSYTPDSLRIHHKKKSHKHEPRHHKHHALRRHTKLHNDPRHENLLRETDYHYYLHHVHKDKHKHGKTKSSGITKPLRSRKGEDDHLRHHRRIKERETLGGLVINKKPSAEIQEEYLRHKHPILNDTHHKRQIKWKD; this is translated from the exons ATGAAACCGCTCGTTCTTCTCATACTCTTCACTCTATTCCTTCTTCAATACGCTTCCGCAGTACAAATCCTCTCGAAATCGAAGCTTCAAAAATGTGAGAAAGTTTCCGATTCGAACCGCCTAAATTGCACCAACAAAATCATCATCGACTTGGCTGTTCCCAGTGAATCG agtggaaatgaGGCTTCGTTGGTGGCAGAGATAGTTGAAGTGGAAGATAACTCAAGCACTAACATGCGAACACTTCGAGTTCCCCCGGTGGTTACCATTAACAAGTCCGCCGCATATGCTTTGTATGAGTTGACATATATACGC GATGTTGCTTATAAACCACAAGAATTCTATGTCAATACACGCAAGTGTGAGCCAGATGCTGGGGCAGATAGGGTGAAAATATGTGAGAG GTTGAGAGATGAGAACGGACACATTATCGAGAACACTCAG CCTACCTGTTGCCCTTGTGGAGATCAGCGGAGAGTTCCTTCATCATGTGGAAACTTTT TTGACAAGATGATGCACGGCAAGGCAAACACTGCTCACTGTCTTCGTTTTCCAGGTGACTG GTTTCATGTATTTGGCATTGGGCAGCGCTCAATTGGATTTACCATCCGAATTGACGTTAAGCAGCAATCTCAGAATTCG GAAGTGATTGTCGGTCCGGAAAATAGAACTGCTACATCCAGTGATAGTTTTCTGCGGGTTAATCTGGTTGGAGACTATGTTGGATACACTGATATTCCGTCTTTTGATGACCTCTACCTTGTTATACCAAGACAG GGTGGCCCAGGTCAACCACAAAATCTGGGGAGCAATTTTTCCATGTGGATGCTACTTGAGAGAGTGAGGTTTACATTAGACGGGCTTGAATGTAACAAAATTGGTGTAGGTTACGACGCGTTCAATGCACAGCCAGATTTTTGTTCAGCACCATTTTGGAGTTGCCTGCACAATCAACTATGGAACTTTTGGGAT GCTGATCAGAATAGAATCAGTAGAAATCAGGTGCCGCTATATTGCGTGCAAGGAAGGTTTGAAAGAATCAACCAGCATCCA AATGCAGGAAGTCATGCATTCTCTATTGGAATTACAGAAGTCCTGAACACAAATCTTTTGATAGAACTGAATGCAGATGATATAGAATATGTATATCAAAG GAGCCCTGGGAAAATTATAAGTATTACAATCCCAACTTTTGAAGCTTTAACTCAATTTGGATCAGCAACAATTACAACAAAAAATATAGGTGAAGTGGAAGCGTCCTACAGCCTCACG TTCGAATGCTCAGCCGGTGTCAGCCAAATGGAG GAACAATTTTATATAATGAAGCCAAATGAAGTCATGACTCGAGCATTCAAGTTGTACCCAGCAAGTGATCAAGCTGCAAAGTATATCTGCTCAG CAATACTGAAGGACTCAGATTTTAATGAAGTTGATCGGGCGGAGTGTCAATTCACAACCACAGCTACTGTTCTTGATAATGGATCACAG ATTCCATTTCAACCTCCTAAGACAAGCATCAATGGTTTCTTTGAGAGCATTGAGGATCTATGGAAAAAATTTTGGGAGAATTTGACAGATTTTATCACTGGGAAAAGTTGCAG AATGAAGTGCTCTGGATTCTTCGACTTCAGCTGCCATATACAGTACATCTGTATCACTTGGGTAGTAATGTTTTGCCTGTTCTTGGCAATTCTTCCAACAG TGATTGTACTACTCTGGCTTCTTCACCAGAAAGGTTTATTTGATCCTCTGTATGACTGGTGGGATGATCATTTTTCAATTACTGAAGATAGTCATATGAGTCATTGGAAGCATAGTTACACTCCTGACTCATTAAGAATTCATCATAAGAAGAAAAGCCATAAACATGAGCCAAggcatcataagcatcatgcacTAAGGAGGCACACAAAGCTTCACAATGATCCAAGGCACGAGAATCTTTTGAGAGAAACTGATTATCATTACTACCTTCACCATGTGCACAAGGATAAGCACAAACACGGAAAAACCAAGAGCTCAGGCATTACAAAGCCACTTCGTTCAAGGAAGGGAGAGGATGACCATTTGAGACATCACAGACGAATAAAAGAGAGAGAAACTTTGGGAGGACTTGTCATAAACAAGAAGCCAAGTGCTGAAATTCAAGAGGAATATCTAAGGCACAAACATCCCATCTTAAATGACACACATCATAAGAGGCAAATCAAGTGGAAAGACTGA
- the LOC107774155 gene encoding cytochrome P450 87A3-like — MISVGICIGAFLLIIIIHWVYNWRNPRCNGKLPPGSMGWPLLGETIQFFAPNTSSDIAPFVKDRMQRYGPIFRTSVVGRPVIVSTDPDLNYFIFQQEGQLFQSWYPDTFTEIFGRQNVGSLHGFMYKYLKNMVLNLFGPESLKKMMPEVEEAAKNKLKRWSGQTSVEMKEATANMIFDLTAKKLISYDSENSSENLRESFVAFIQGLISFPIDIPGTAYHKCLQGRKKAMKMLKTLLEERRAKPRKEQSDFFDYVLEELQRKDTILTEAIALDLMFVLLFASFETTSLAITLATKFLHDHPLALKELTEEHEAIIRRRENPASGLTWKEYKSMKFTFQVINETVRLANIVPAIFRKALRDVNFKGYTIPAGWAIMVCPPAVHLNPAKYQDPLEFNPWRWEGVEMNGASRNFMAFGGGMRFCVGTDFTKVQMAVFLHSLVTKYRWETIQGGDTLRTPGLQFPNGYHIRLSEKDEKIQ, encoded by the exons ATGATATCAGTGGGTATTTGCATTGGAGCTTTTCTTCTTATAATCATTATACATTGGGTTTACAACTGGAGGAATCCCAGATGCAATGGAAAACTCCCACCAGGTTCAATGGGCTGGCCATTACTTGGGGAAACCATTCAGTTCTTTGCCCCCAATACATCATCAGATATTGCCCCCTTTGTGAAGGACAGGATGCAAAG GTATGGGCCGATTTTTCGAACTAGCGTGGTGGGACGTCCTGTTATAGTATCTACAGACCCCGACCTAAATTACTTCATCTTTCAGCAAGAGGGACAGTTGTTTCAGAGCTGGTATCCGGATACATTCACTGAGATATTTGGAAGGCAGAATGTAGGTTCCTTGCATGGTTTTATGTACAAGTACTTGAAGAACATGGTACTAAACCTTTTTGGTCCTGAAAGTCTGAAAAAGATGATGCCTGAGGTTGAAGAGGCAGCGAAAAATAAATTGAAGAGGTGGTCAGGTCAGACAAGTGTAGAGATGAAGGAAGCAACTGCTAAT ATGATATTTGATCTAACTGCAAAAAAGCTAATCAGCTATGATTCTGAGAACTCATCGGAAAATCTGCGAGAAAGTTTTGTAGCTTTTATACAGGGATTGATTTCCTTCCCTATTGACATTCCCGGAACTGCCTATCACAAGTGCTTACAG GGAAGAAAGAAGGCAATGAAGATGCTAAAGACACTGCTAGAGGAAAGAAGAGCAAAGCCTAGGAAGGAACAAAGTGATTTCTTTGATTATGTCTTAGAAGAACTTCAAAGGAAGGACACAATCCTCACCGAGGCAATAGCTCTAGATTTGATGTTTGTACTGCTCTTTGCCAGCTTCGAGACCACCTCTCTGGCTATAACTTTAGCCACTAAATTTCTTCACGACCATCCATTGGCTTTAAAAGAATTAACA GAGGAACATGAGGCGATAATTAGAAGAAGGGAAAATCCAGCTTCTGGACTTACATGGAAAGAATATAAATCAATGAAATTCACATTTCAG GTTATTAATGAAACAGTCAGACTGGCAAATATTGTTCCAGCAATTTTCCGAAAAGCACTAAGAGATGTCAACTTCAAAG GGTATACCATTCCAGCTGGTTGGGCGATTATGGTTTGTCCTCCGGCTGTGCACTTAAACCCTGCCAAATATCAAGATCCCCTTGAATTCAATCCATGGAGATGGGAG GGAGTAGAAATGAATGGAGCTTCTCGAAATTTCATGGCTTTTGGAGGTGGTATGAGATTTTGTGTTGGTACAGATTTCACAAAGGTGCAGATGGCTGTCTTTCTCCACTCCCTCGTGACCAAATACAG GTGGGAAACAATACAAGGAGGAGACACACTGCGGACTCCTGGTCTACAATTTCCCAACGGTTACCACATTAGGCTCTCGGAAAAAGATGAGAAGatacaatag